A window of Luteolibacter flavescens genomic DNA:
GCCATGGCGGGACGAAGGAGGAGCCGCGCTGGTCCATCGATGGCCATGCGCGCACGATGTACGAGAGTTATCGTGGATTGGATCTCGGGCTCGGCCCGGTCGAGGATGACGACTGGGTCCATCAGCGGGTGCAGGCGATGTTTTCATGGCGGCCTGCCGACTCCTTCCAGCTCGGAGCGGAGCTGACGTGGGGCCACATGTGGGGAAGGGAATCGCCGCTCGGGCCGCCCGATGAAGACGATCTGGATCTCCTCCAACTCTTTGCGACGGGCCGGATTCCGCTCGGGGATGATCTCCTCGAAATCCAGGCCGGCAGGCAAACGCTTTACTACGGCTCGGGCCGTCTTCTCGCCTCGCGCGAGGGGGCGAACCAAAGGTTGGCGCACGACGCCCTGCGCGTCTCCTGGCAGCGGGACGAGCACCATCGCGTGGACGCCTTCATCGCCTCGCCCGTGGCGGTGGAGCCGGGTGCCTTTGACAATGAATCGCGTCCCGGAGATATCCGCTTCTGGAGCATCTACTCGGTGATGCCGGTCGGGGGCGGGAACTTCCTCGATCTCTACTACATCGGCCTGCGTGACGAGGACTCCATCTTCGCGGAGAGTGGCGGGCACGAGACGCGTCACACCGTGGGCGCGCGTTGGTGGCGGGACAGCGAGCCGGTGCTTCTGAATACCGAGCTGATCTTCCAATTCGGCGAGGCTGCCGGGCGCGACATCATCGCGGGTGCCGCGAGCCTCGGGACTGGCTACGTCTTCGTCGGCGCGCCGTGGCGGCCCTCGCTGCAGCTCCGTGCCGATGCGATCTCCGGCGGCGATGACACCGGGACGCTGCACACCTTCCACCCGCTCTTCCAGGCGAACAACTACTTCAATGAAGGAGGCTTCCTCTCGCCCTCGAACCTCTACAACCTGAACCCGCTGGTATCGCTGAAGCCGCGCGAAAACGTCGAGCTGACCCTCGGCGTGAATT
This region includes:
- a CDS encoding alginate export family protein, which translates into the protein MIALRISAIIPVLASLCHGGTKEEPRWSIDGHARTMYESYRGLDLGLGPVEDDDWVHQRVQAMFSWRPADSFQLGAELTWGHMWGRESPLGPPDEDDLDLLQLFATGRIPLGDDLLEIQAGRQTLYYGSGRLLASREGANQRLAHDALRVSWQRDEHHRVDAFIASPVAVEPGAFDNESRPGDIRFWSIYSVMPVGGGNFLDLYYIGLRDEDSIFAESGGHETRHTVGARWWRDSEPVLLNTELIFQFGEAAGRDIIAGAASLGTGYVFVGAPWRPSLQLRADAISGGDDTGTLHTFHPLFQANNYFNEGGFLSPSNLYNLNPLVSLKPRENVELTLGVNFQWRFSPDDAVYGPPLQRLGGPAPDGERYLGTAFNASVAWEVVQGTSVFVGYTHHDAGPSLRSVGGSSVDYFQASFRQEF